A portion of the Algimonas porphyrae genome contains these proteins:
- a CDS encoding helix-turn-helix transcriptional regulator, whose amino-acid sequence MMSLFDPAIRFSAILILVLIAFMAQRDLLPSRSRVFLQLACVSVIGSLLDFTPDYIATQSWITRLAGLVSAFDLPLIWLFIMTLFSRAVRVGPIAALIGISYSLPKLTSHIGRSFDLSLPIWHAALIANIFGLIILIHIVTRLLLDRRDDMLNRRRRSRLQFAVALVLFSAGSTLANYLVPLDALPTARGALVWMGTLYAFVHLIHIPEDALLFSATRAASPPPEDRLPDALRRRMVVLEAEMTQRKPYLEAGLSIGDLANRLGISETQLRETIGDGLGHDNFSSFINSYRIADIKRALRDPDQAHLPILTIALDHGFSSLSPFNRAFKTHVGVTPSTFRKKPSAG is encoded by the coding sequence ATGATGAGCCTCTTCGATCCCGCGATCCGCTTCTCTGCGATCCTTATACTGGTTCTGATCGCCTTTATGGCACAGCGTGATCTGCTGCCATCGCGCAGCCGCGTGTTTCTGCAGCTTGCCTGCGTAAGCGTTATCGGGTCCTTGCTCGACTTCACGCCTGACTACATCGCGACGCAATCCTGGATTACCCGTCTGGCCGGCCTGGTTTCCGCGTTCGACCTGCCCCTCATCTGGCTCTTCATCATGACCCTATTCAGTCGCGCGGTTCGCGTCGGACCAATCGCGGCTCTGATCGGGATCAGCTACAGCCTGCCGAAGTTGACCTCCCATATCGGACGCAGTTTCGATCTGTCCCTGCCGATCTGGCATGCTGCTCTGATCGCCAACATCTTCGGGCTGATCATCCTCATCCACATCGTGACGCGCCTGCTTCTGGACCGCCGCGACGACATGCTCAACCGACGTCGACGCTCACGCCTTCAATTTGCCGTCGCTCTGGTTCTGTTCTCGGCCGGCTCCACACTGGCTAATTATCTCGTGCCACTAGACGCCTTGCCTACGGCACGCGGCGCACTCGTCTGGATGGGTACACTTTATGCGTTCGTCCACCTGATCCATATACCGGAAGATGCGCTTCTGTTTTCCGCAACACGCGCGGCCTCGCCTCCGCCGGAGGACAGGCTGCCGGACGCGCTGAGGCGACGTATGGTAGTGCTTGAAGCAGAGATGACACAGCGAAAACCCTATCTCGAAGCGGGATTGAGCATTGGCGATCTGGCGAACCGGTTAGGCATCAGCGAAACGCAACTGCGCGAGACGATCGGCGACGGGCTCGGCCACGACAATTTCAGCAGCTTCATCAACAGCTACCGGATTGCCGACATCAAGCGGGCGCTGCGCGATCCGGATCAGGCCCATTTGCCGATCCTGACGATCGCATTGGATCACGGCTTCAGCTCTCTCTCGCCGTTCAACCGGGCGTTCAAGACTCATGTCGGGGTTACGCCGTCAACTTTCCGAAAAAAGCCCTCTGCTGGGTGA
- a CDS encoding AAA family ATPase, giving the protein MSAPSDLMEIKEAAIRDKIPAAQSMLDGFDHTPRLAKGREIAPAAARSPGIPGRRRFRTTTPGLVTQSTARSEGVNLIDRVADTSPEDDLISPVQAGVLHGLRRAMATALTVVDQYADATGLSALMKANLEGKLPSGKTAEFNEGLAAGSVIALHVFANMASFLLSTLHDTSELTVDVGDVEEVLTDNPQAALTGALWELDQDLATFADSEDKLIPVVTAFLEQLMDKAAMRAANLPRLEAFIAVAYRVEADDFEIRGFEAASRAKSSKLIMSFKKPHEVVGNHIAKYQAMKLSKMLMAYDFDRKLNPFADLGGFIFTFMGDGLPGTGKTILIQMMAGLINDYCQTADYPFRYANLSTESIDSYQGKSAQNAKAFIREIIDPNVIGFGTIDDIDQLAGIRGDRQSSAGQLEITAVLMESFAGANTVVRGNCTFGMFSNYPEKVDDALRQRASARFLVDGPQTQDDYIDILYLLMGKNHDIPVGDHDLFEAQAIKKAVKASYESYARPKEDALQAVFDQVKKSTGKLNTIAKLGTYLKAIQEADPRFTGRAIKNITDAVKVRAMDFELPDEWMEEPELFLRKDYDTKRAMIADLSSEITVDMVIQEINRYADSEFRYADKSDEVAIENAVRDMERMEEAKKRYLGRKG; this is encoded by the coding sequence ATGTCCGCACCGTCTGATCTCATGGAAATCAAGGAAGCCGCGATCCGCGACAAGATCCCGGCCGCGCAATCCATGCTGGACGGGTTCGACCATACGCCGCGCCTGGCCAAGGGCAGAGAGATCGCCCCTGCTGCCGCGCGCTCGCCAGGCATTCCGGGGCGCCGCCGTTTTCGCACGACGACGCCGGGCCTGGTGACACAGAGCACGGCCCGCAGCGAAGGCGTCAACCTGATCGACCGGGTCGCAGACACATCACCCGAAGACGATCTGATCAGTCCGGTTCAGGCCGGCGTACTGCACGGTCTGCGGCGCGCGATGGCCACGGCACTGACGGTCGTGGACCAGTATGCGGATGCGACGGGCCTCTCCGCGCTGATGAAAGCCAATCTGGAAGGCAAGCTGCCGAGCGGGAAGACGGCTGAATTCAATGAAGGTCTGGCCGCCGGATCCGTGATCGCCCTGCATGTCTTTGCCAACATGGCGAGCTTTCTGCTCTCCACCTTGCACGACACGTCGGAACTCACCGTCGATGTTGGCGACGTGGAAGAAGTGCTGACGGACAATCCGCAGGCCGCCCTGACCGGCGCACTGTGGGAGCTGGATCAGGATCTGGCGACCTTTGCCGATAGCGAAGACAAGCTGATCCCGGTCGTTACCGCCTTCCTCGAACAGCTGATGGACAAGGCCGCGATGCGGGCCGCCAATCTGCCGCGGCTCGAGGCATTCATTGCCGTTGCCTACCGTGTCGAGGCGGATGATTTCGAGATCAGAGGGTTTGAGGCCGCCAGCCGCGCCAAATCGTCCAAACTGATCATGAGCTTCAAGAAGCCGCACGAAGTTGTCGGCAACCACATCGCCAAATATCAGGCGATGAAACTGTCCAAGATGCTGATGGCGTATGATTTCGACCGGAAGCTGAACCCGTTCGCGGATCTTGGCGGGTTCATCTTTACCTTCATGGGCGACGGCCTGCCGGGGACGGGTAAGACGATCCTGATCCAGATGATGGCCGGGCTGATCAACGATTACTGTCAGACTGCGGACTATCCGTTCCGCTACGCCAACCTGTCGACTGAGAGCATTGACAGCTATCAGGGCAAGTCCGCGCAGAACGCCAAGGCCTTCATTCGGGAGATTATCGACCCGAACGTCATCGGCTTTGGCACGATCGACGACATCGACCAACTGGCCGGCATTCGTGGCGACCGGCAAAGCAGCGCCGGCCAACTGGAAATTACCGCTGTGTTGATGGAAAGCTTCGCCGGAGCCAATACGGTCGTGCGCGGCAATTGCACTTTCGGGATGTTTTCCAACTATCCGGAGAAGGTCGACGATGCGCTGCGTCAGCGCGCATCGGCCCGCTTCCTCGTCGACGGTCCGCAGACGCAGGACGACTACATCGACATTCTCTATCTGCTGATGGGCAAGAACCACGACATTCCGGTCGGCGATCATGATCTGTTCGAAGCGCAGGCCATCAAGAAAGCGGTCAAGGCCAGCTATGAATCCTATGCCCGCCCTAAGGAAGATGCGCTGCAAGCGGTGTTCGACCAAGTCAAAAAAAGCACCGGCAAGCTCAACACCATCGCCAAGCTCGGCACCTATCTGAAAGCCATTCAGGAGGCCGACCCCCGCTTCACGGGCCGCGCCATCAAGAACATCACCGACGCCGTCAAAGTCCGCGCTATGGATTTCGAATTACCCGATGAATGGATGGAAGAGCCGGAGCTGTTCCTGCGCAAGGATTATGACACGAAACGCGCCATGATCGCGGACCTCTCCAGCGAGATCACGGTCGACATGGTCATCCAGGAAATCAACCGCTACGCCGACAGCGAATTCCGCTACGCCGATAAGAGCGACGAAGTCGCGATCGAAAATGCCGTGCGGGATATGGAACGGATGGAGGAAGCGAAGAAACGGTATTTAGGGAGGAAGGGGTGA
- the argH gene encoding argininosuccinate lyase, whose translation MSETPQGPNDRAEQGQSMWGGRFSARPSDIMQAINASIGFDRKLAAEDIAGSKAHAMMLARQNIISNADRDAILSGLDAILAEIEAGDFPFSEELEDIHLNVEARLKERIGDAGGRLHTGRSRNDQVATDFRLWTRKSLDLFDHLLGDLMAALLDQADAHADTIMPGFTHLQSAQPVTFGHHMMAYLEMFARDRSRMRDCRTRMNESPLGAAALAGTPYPIDRDMTAEALGFDRPMANSLDAVSARDFALEALAAASICATHLSRLAEEIVIWTSAQFRFIALSDAFTTGSSIMPQKRNPDAAELVRAKVGRIMGSLTALMIVMKGLPLAYSKDMQEDKEPVFEAFESLELALRAMAGMVRDMAPNEARLAEAAGAAFSTATDLADWLVMRLNMPFRDAHHVTGRIVAMAENKGLALDGLELADMQTVEPRITNDVFSVLSPLASATSRMSYGGTAPDRVCEQVARWRAQLDMPTP comes from the coding sequence ATGAGTGAGACTCCCCAAGGCCCGAATGACAGGGCCGAGCAAGGCCAGAGCATGTGGGGCGGTCGCTTCAGCGCGCGACCGTCCGACATCATGCAGGCGATCAATGCCTCGATCGGCTTTGACCGGAAACTGGCGGCCGAAGATATTGCCGGGTCGAAGGCCCATGCGATGATGCTGGCGCGGCAGAACATTATCTCCAACGCTGACCGCGATGCGATCCTGTCCGGTCTGGACGCCATTCTTGCCGAAATCGAAGCGGGCGACTTTCCTTTCTCCGAAGAGCTGGAAGACATTCACCTGAATGTCGAAGCGCGACTGAAAGAGCGGATCGGCGATGCCGGCGGACGACTGCATACGGGACGCTCGCGCAACGATCAGGTCGCGACCGATTTCCGCCTCTGGACGCGCAAGTCACTTGATCTGTTCGATCATCTGCTCGGCGACCTGATGGCGGCCTTGCTCGATCAGGCCGACGCCCATGCGGACACCATCATGCCAGGCTTTACCCATTTGCAGAGCGCCCAGCCCGTCACTTTCGGCCACCATATGATGGCCTATCTCGAAATGTTCGCGCGCGACCGCTCCCGGATGCGCGATTGCCGCACCCGCATGAATGAGAGCCCCCTCGGCGCAGCGGCGCTGGCCGGTACGCCCTATCCGATCGACCGGGACATGACGGCAGAGGCGCTGGGTTTCGATCGCCCGATGGCCAATTCGCTCGATGCGGTCTCGGCGAGGGATTTCGCACTGGAAGCGCTGGCAGCCGCATCGATTTGTGCGACGCATTTGTCGCGTCTTGCCGAGGAGATCGTGATCTGGACCAGTGCCCAGTTCCGCTTTATCGCTCTGTCGGATGCATTCACGACCGGATCCTCCATCATGCCGCAAAAACGCAATCCAGACGCGGCAGAGCTCGTGCGCGCCAAGGTTGGGCGTATCATGGGCAGCCTGACGGCGCTGATGATCGTGATGAAGGGCTTGCCGCTGGCCTATTCCAAGGACATGCAGGAGGACAAGGAACCGGTGTTCGAAGCGTTCGAGAGCCTGGAACTCGCCCTGCGCGCTATGGCGGGTATGGTTCGCGACATGGCCCCGAACGAAGCCCGTTTGGCCGAGGCCGCAGGCGCGGCCTTCAGCACGGCGACCGATCTGGCCGACTGGCTTGTGATGCGGCTGAATATGCCGTTCCGCGACGCCCATCATGTCACTGGACGGATCGTGGCGATGGCAGAGAATAAAGGATTGGCGCTGGACGGGCTTGAACTGGCGGACATGCAAACGGTCGAACCGCGGATTACGAACGATGTCTTTTCTGTACTGTCGCCCCTTGCTAGTGCGACCAGCCGCATGAGCTATGGCGGCACGGCACCGGACCGGGTCTGTGAACAAGTCGCCCGCTGGCGCGCGCAGTTGGATATGCCGACACCTTGA
- a CDS encoding TlpA family protein disulfide reductase: MFTLTNAIRLMILAGLLAVALTLVKACQAPEGALERFGVDSLTKLTVLDNPPLQSGATFQTPTGTMTLEDVRGKVVLVNVWATWCAPCVVEMPSLDELERMRGGEDFAVVPISLDRTMEEIETFYARMELSAIPIIHDPNYSVNAQLDLPGLPTSILYDRSGREVARLPGEAEWVSTEALALIDYLIAQ; this comes from the coding sequence ATGTTCACGCTGACGAATGCCATCAGACTGATGATCTTGGCCGGCTTGCTGGCTGTTGCGCTGACGCTCGTCAAGGCTTGCCAGGCGCCGGAAGGTGCGTTGGAACGCTTCGGTGTCGATAGCCTGACGAAGTTGACGGTACTCGATAATCCACCCCTGCAATCCGGCGCCACATTTCAGACGCCGACAGGCACGATGACGCTGGAGGATGTCCGCGGCAAAGTTGTGCTGGTCAATGTCTGGGCGACCTGGTGTGCGCCTTGTGTCGTCGAAATGCCGAGCCTGGATGAGTTGGAGCGGATGCGTGGGGGCGAAGATTTCGCCGTCGTGCCGATCAGCCTCGACCGAACCATGGAGGAGATAGAGACATTTTATGCGCGTATGGAGCTATCGGCGATCCCGATTATTCATGATCCGAATTACAGCGTGAATGCGCAACTGGACCTGCCGGGTCTGCCGACATCGATCCTGTATGACCGGTCCGGTCGCGAAGTGGCGCGCTTGCCCGGTGAGGCGGAGTGGGTGAGTACGGAAGCGCTGGCCCTGATCGATTATCTGATCGCACAGTGA
- a CDS encoding methionine gamma-lyase, whose amino-acid sequence MRDSNSPSGFATRAIHHGYDPLDHGGSLAPPVHMTSTFVFGSADQGGAIFAGEAPGHVYSRISNPTLDLLEQRMASLEGAEAGLATGSGIGAITASLWTILQPGDEIIVDETLYGCTFSFLHHGLEKFGVIVTHCDLTEPDTLRRAISNRTKVVYFETPANPNMRLVDIDAIAKIAKSADALVMVDNTYATPVLTRPIERGADLVVHSATKYLGGHGDLVGGIVVGCKELIDEIRLYGLKDMTGAVMAPMTAMLILRGLKTLELRMERHCSSAQTVAEALASHPAVASVLYPGLSSFAQRELADLQMTTEAGPAYGGMIALELHGGIEAGKALIDGLSMIHCAVSLGDAETLIQHPASMTHSPYTPEERIRHGISDGLVRLSVGLEAVDDIIADLIVSLDALSAPSLLAAAE is encoded by the coding sequence ATGCGCGATTCAAACTCACCATCCGGCTTTGCCACACGGGCCATCCATCACGGTTACGATCCGCTCGATCATGGCGGATCGCTCGCCCCGCCCGTTCACATGACATCGACTTTCGTATTCGGGTCCGCAGATCAAGGCGGCGCGATTTTCGCCGGAGAGGCACCCGGCCACGTCTATTCGCGCATATCCAATCCGACACTCGATCTGCTGGAGCAGCGCATGGCGTCGCTCGAAGGGGCGGAAGCCGGACTGGCCACAGGATCGGGCATCGGTGCGATCACGGCCAGCCTCTGGACAATTCTGCAGCCAGGCGACGAAATCATCGTCGACGAAACGCTCTATGGATGCACTTTCTCCTTCCTGCATCACGGGCTGGAAAAGTTCGGCGTGATCGTCACTCATTGCGATCTGACCGAACCGGATACGCTTCGCCGGGCGATCAGCAACCGGACGAAAGTCGTCTATTTCGAAACTCCCGCCAATCCGAATATGCGTCTGGTCGACATCGATGCCATCGCGAAGATTGCCAAGTCCGCCGATGCGCTGGTCATGGTCGACAACACCTATGCGACACCCGTGCTGACGCGTCCGATCGAACGCGGCGCGGATCTGGTCGTGCATTCGGCAACCAAATATCTGGGCGGACACGGGGATCTTGTCGGCGGCATCGTCGTCGGCTGCAAAGAGCTGATCGACGAAATCCGGTTGTACGGACTGAAGGACATGACGGGCGCCGTGATGGCGCCGATGACGGCCATGCTGATATTGCGCGGCCTCAAGACGCTGGAACTGCGGATGGAGCGCCACTGCTCCAGCGCTCAGACGGTTGCCGAGGCGCTCGCCTCGCATCCTGCCGTCGCAAGCGTCCTCTATCCCGGACTGTCCAGTTTCGCGCAACGCGAGTTGGCGGATCTGCAGATGACGACTGAGGCCGGACCGGCCTATGGCGGCATGATCGCCCTGGAACTGCATGGCGGTATCGAGGCCGGGAAAGCCCTGATCGACGGCCTGTCCATGATCCATTGCGCCGTGTCGCTTGGCGATGCCGAAACGCTGATCCAGCATCCCGCCTCTATGACGCATAGTCCCTACACGCCGGAAGAGCGGATCAGGCACGGTATTTCGGACGGGCTGGTCCGCTTGTCGGTCGGACTGGAAGCGGTGGACGATATTATCGCCGACCTGATAGTCTCGCTGGATGCATTGAGCGCGCCCAGTCTCCTCGCAGCAGCCGAATAG
- a CDS encoding Lrp/AsnC family transcriptional regulator has translation MDAIDRRLVRALQRDGRMTNRQLADHVGLSPSPCLRRLKALESAGVIRGYHAEIDPDLYGLPITVFIRVRLERHDEDTVNGFEAKVRANDNIVECHVMTGQADYLLRVMVADLSDYERFVRHDLQRIGGIASIDTSFAYGQVKRRAAFPFVGR, from the coding sequence ATGGATGCGATAGACCGGAGACTTGTCAGAGCTTTGCAGCGCGATGGGCGCATGACCAATCGGCAGCTGGCCGATCATGTCGGCCTGTCGCCTTCGCCCTGCCTTCGCCGCCTCAAGGCTCTGGAAAGCGCTGGCGTCATTCGCGGCTATCACGCTGAGATCGACCCCGATCTCTATGGGCTACCGATCACCGTGTTCATTCGCGTCCGGCTGGAGCGTCACGACGAAGATACGGTCAATGGGTTCGAGGCGAAGGTCCGCGCCAATGACAATATCGTCGAATGCCACGTTATGACGGGGCAGGCCGATTATCTGTTGCGCGTGATGGTCGCGGACCTGTCCGACTATGAACGCTTCGTGCGCCATGATCTGCAGCGGATCGGTGGGATCGCATCGATCGATACAAGCTTCGCCTATGGGCAGGTCAAACGCCGTGCGGCCTTTCCTTTTGTTGGTCGCTAG
- a CDS encoding mechanosensitive ion channel family protein → MDETLDATQEKAASLFNELQDISFVQIALILLLSFATIWVVRRTIPFLADRGPSRLRLYLLRAVPILRMVIILTALLWIIPLIFNITLQNFLVIAGAASVAIGFAFKDYVSSLIAGIVAIFERPYGPGDWVEVDGDYGEVISLGMRAIRLRTPSDDIITVPHDSIWSNNISNANSGAQTLMCVAHFYVEPSHDAAAVRARLTDIALTSAYLDYRRPVLVVLKETEFATHYQLKAYPFDMRDQFKFISDLTERGKNAIKAAGAKPVSMNALAVIQDRGAG, encoded by the coding sequence ATGGACGAGACACTCGACGCGACACAAGAAAAAGCGGCCAGCCTGTTCAACGAATTGCAGGATATCAGCTTCGTCCAGATCGCCCTGATCCTGCTTTTGAGTTTCGCGACCATCTGGGTCGTCCGGCGGACCATCCCGTTCTTGGCCGATCGGGGTCCGAGCCGGCTCCGCCTTTATCTACTTCGCGCCGTTCCGATCCTGCGCATGGTCATTATCCTGACGGCCCTGCTCTGGATCATCCCGCTTATCTTCAACATTACGCTACAGAATTTTCTGGTTATTGCCGGTGCGGCCAGTGTGGCGATCGGTTTTGCCTTCAAGGATTATGTCAGCAGCCTGATCGCCGGTATCGTCGCCATTTTCGAGCGGCCCTACGGCCCCGGTGACTGGGTCGAAGTGGACGGCGACTACGGCGAAGTCATCAGTCTGGGTATGCGGGCCATCCGGCTACGAACCCCATCGGACGACATCATCACCGTGCCGCACGATTCGATCTGGTCGAACAATATTTCCAATGCCAATTCCGGTGCGCAGACGCTTATGTGCGTGGCCCATTTCTATGTGGAGCCTAGCCACGATGCCGCCGCCGTTAGAGCCCGGCTGACCGATATTGCCCTGACGAGTGCATATCTGGACTACCGGCGCCCTGTCCTCGTCGTCCTGAAAGAAACCGAGTTCGCTACCCATTACCAGCTCAAGGCCTACCCGTTCGATATGCGCGACCAGTTCAAATTCATAAGCGATCTGACGGAGCGCGGCAAAAACGCGATAAAGGCCGCTGGCGCGAAGCCTGTGAGCATGAATGCGCTTGCCGTAATACAGGATCGTGGCGCAGGATAG
- a CDS encoding amidohydrolase family protein has translation MMRHSGPARWAAPLICAALICSCGPSKADSPDLIISDVSLFDSETGKVVPDQSVFIEDGVIVAIRSVSDTESAPQIIDGNDRLLIPGLIDTHIHMRHQVIATRTLSEKDWPRLAQTYLDHGVTTVAEMGQPPAWVPTLVAWQNTPVAHRPDMVLVAGSIGSTHDWDETPPPHHVLVASPDEARAQVRRYRDQGARRIKLYWKLERPELTAAIDEAAKLGVTPYGHIDNGFVNIADAIDDGLRNFEHVFTLTRSVSSPDPMIALIRQQTELRDHETLDEWTRGLTLYHDVIERTPTLRADMDLLIDRLAETRSSISTALNVLAANAGQSDVYSGFDPYPPRSEPDIRPDFVDPDYARAAFLNVMVQVRRAHEAGVMIRLGTDASNGGEAALAELQLLARSGIPIADVLRIGTINGARALNIDDRAGSIAVGRPADMVLFEQNPFADPVHFRAGVTVVKSGVVHVPATRPVEAWLAAYRAEGLAGATQWLTDNPDARLHPSDIAAAMSGYMHDGNIVAAQHMIDQLRHPATQLNGEAVEDYFSKRFMRRAAYRLLEEGELNKATQLFQLRVDLFPQDADAIYGLGDARATAGQHEAAITAYQSSLALDPDNENAVIMIERLRGLIADTE, from the coding sequence ATGATGAGACATTCAGGACCCGCTCGGTGGGCCGCGCCGCTTATATGTGCTGCTCTGATCTGTAGCTGTGGCCCGTCAAAGGCCGACAGCCCTGACCTCATCATAAGCGATGTCAGCCTCTTCGACAGTGAGACAGGTAAGGTCGTGCCAGACCAGTCTGTCTTCATCGAAGATGGCGTCATCGTGGCCATTCGTTCCGTATCGGACACTGAATCGGCCCCGCAGATTATTGACGGCAATGACCGCCTGCTGATCCCCGGCCTGATCGACACCCATATTCATATGCGACATCAGGTGATCGCCACCCGGACATTGAGCGAAAAGGACTGGCCCAGATTGGCCCAGACCTATCTCGACCATGGGGTAACGACGGTTGCCGAAATGGGTCAACCTCCGGCTTGGGTCCCGACCTTGGTCGCATGGCAGAACACGCCCGTCGCGCACCGTCCAGACATGGTGCTGGTTGCTGGGTCCATCGGCTCCACCCATGATTGGGACGAGACGCCGCCGCCCCACCACGTTCTCGTCGCCTCACCCGATGAGGCGCGCGCGCAGGTTCGGCGCTATCGCGACCAGGGCGCGCGGCGCATCAAGCTCTACTGGAAACTGGAACGACCTGAACTCACTGCGGCCATTGACGAGGCCGCCAAGCTCGGCGTTACGCCTTATGGGCATATCGATAATGGGTTCGTGAACATTGCAGATGCCATCGATGATGGTCTGCGCAATTTCGAGCATGTCTTCACGCTGACCCGCAGTGTCAGCAGTCCCGACCCGATGATTGCTTTGATCCGTCAACAGACAGAGTTGCGCGACCATGAAACGCTTGATGAGTGGACACGGGGGCTTACCCTTTATCATGACGTTATTGAGCGCACACCCACGCTACGGGCCGACATGGACCTGCTGATTGACCGTCTGGCCGAAACCCGTTCGAGCATAAGCACAGCGCTGAACGTGCTTGCCGCAAATGCGGGGCAGAGCGACGTCTATTCGGGCTTTGATCCTTACCCCCCGCGCAGCGAGCCTGATATCCGTCCAGACTTCGTCGATCCGGACTATGCCCGCGCCGCCTTTCTGAATGTGATGGTGCAGGTCCGGCGCGCGCATGAGGCCGGTGTCATGATCCGTTTGGGCACGGATGCCAGCAATGGTGGCGAAGCCGCGCTGGCCGAATTGCAACTGCTTGCCAGGAGCGGCATTCCCATCGCCGATGTCTTACGGATCGGGACCATCAACGGAGCGCGGGCTCTGAACATCGATGACCGGGCCGGAAGCATTGCCGTAGGACGTCCTGCCGATATGGTTCTGTTTGAGCAGAACCCATTTGCAGATCCTGTTCATTTCAGGGCTGGCGTTACCGTGGTGAAATCCGGGGTCGTTCATGTTCCAGCTACGCGCCCTGTCGAGGCCTGGCTGGCGGCTTATCGCGCTGAAGGGCTGGCCGGTGCGACGCAATGGCTGACAGATAATCCGGACGCCCGGCTCCACCCCAGCGACATCGCCGCAGCGATGAGCGGATATATGCATGACGGCAACATCGTCGCGGCCCAGCACATGATCGATCAGCTTCGCCATCCCGCGACGCAACTAAACGGCGAAGCGGTTGAAGATTATTTCAGCAAGCGGTTCATGCGACGGGCAGCCTATCGCCTGCTGGAAGAGGGTGAGCTTAATAAAGCGACACAACTCTTCCAGCTTCGTGTCGACCTATTTCCGCAAGATGCCGACGCCATCTACGGGCTGGGAGACGCACGCGCGACCGCTGGCCAACATGAGGCGGCGATCACCGCCTACCAGTCATCGCTCGCGCTAGACCCCGATAATGAAAACGCCGTGATCATGATCGAGCGGCTTCGCGGCCTGATCGCGGACACAGAGTAG